One window of the Branchiostoma lanceolatum isolate klBraLanc5 chromosome 3, klBraLanc5.hap2, whole genome shotgun sequence genome contains the following:
- the LOC136430459 gene encoding 4-hydroxyphenylpyruvate dioxygenase-like protein — protein MAADVHHISLRVSNARRLLKDLVDKFHFSLFTERVEETAKQFAVRSGSAIFVVNERAAGEEGEVIQTGLCNNVSGVTSENTRNCSSGGCHHLYDFSDIDTPVDSVCNVAFEVEDVDSTLERVVRAGGRVLTDIKVTEDEQGSVTHAVVQSPIGNVVHTLLDKKLYKGLFLPGFEATNGASRMQESTVRLSHFDHVTYACPMGSSPPILEWYERCLGLNRFLVNRDESEDQGFIVQGTDVGMRLKAFEYWKCAKEGLNMPGSSSDVKPKVKFVIAEPLPGQGPNQVETFLEQHGGPGIQHIGLHTPDIVSSTRQLRAAHVQLLKPPDTYYSEIGKLSEIHQVGQSLTALKDNGVLLDAEADATDNDHWNNNQRYLMQVFTKPIFDEDTFFLEIIQRCGATGFGAGNITALWRSVQAYLDQREQQEKSKNKSS, from the exons atggcTGCCGACGTGCACCACATTTCCCTCCGAGTGTCCAACGCCCGGCGCCTTCTAAAAGACCTAGTGGACAAGTTTCACTTCTCATTATTTACGGAAAGGGTGGAGGAAACAGCGAAGCAGTTTGCCGTGCGTAGCGGCTCGGCCATCTTTGTCGTAAACGAGAGAGCAGCGGGCGAAGAAGGGGAGGTGATACAAACCGGCTTATGCAACAACGTTTCCGGTGTTACTTCAGAGAATACTAGAAACTGTTCTTCGGGGGGATGTCATCATTTGTACGACTTTTCTGACATAGACACGCCCGTGGACTCCGTCTGTAATGTGGCGTTCGAGGTTGAAGACGTGGATAGCACGTTGGAGCGCGTGGTTAGGGCGGGAGGGCGCGTTTTAACAGACATCAAGGTCACGGAAGACGAACAAGGTTCGGTAACGCACGCCGTTGTGCAATCGCCCATCGGAAACGTCGTCCACACGCTGTTGGACAAGAAGTTGTACAAGGGCCTGTTTTTACCGGGGTTCGAGGCTACAAACGGGGCTTCGAGGATGCAGGAGTCAACTGTGAGGCTTTCCCATTTCGACCACGTAACGTACGCTTGTCCCATGGGCTCTTCACCCCCCATCTTGGAGTGGTATGAGCGATGTTTGGGGCTGAATAGATTTCTCGTGAACAG AGATGAGTCGGAGGACCAGGGGTTCATTGTCCAGGGCACGGATGTGGGGATGAGGCTGAAGGCGTTTGAGTACTGGAAGTGTGCCAAGGAGGGGCTGAACATGCCAGGGTCAAGTTCAGATGTAAAACCAAAGGTCAAGTTCGTCATTGCAGAACCGCTACCAGGACAAG GTCCCAACCAAGTAGAGACATTCCTGGAGCAGCACGGGGGCCCAGGGATCCAGCACATCGGCCTCCACACGCCTGACATCGTCTCCTCCACCAGACAGCTGCGAGCGGCACATGTTCAGCTGCTGAAGCCACCTGACACCTACTACAGCgag ATTGGCAAGCTGTCAGAGATCCACCAGGTGGGACAGTCCCTGACAGCCCTGAAGGACAACGGTGTTCTCCTGGATGCAGAGGCTGATGCTACAGACAACGATCACTGGAACAACAATCAGAG ATACCTGATGCAGGTCTTCACCAAGCCCATCTTCGATGAGGACACTTTCTTCCTGGAGATCATCCAGAGATGCGGGGCGACGGGGTTCGGTGCAGGGAACATCACGGCGCTATGGAGATCAGTTCAAGCTTATTTAGACCAGAGAGAACAGCAGGAGAAAAGCAAAAATAAGTCATCATGA
- the LOC136430458 gene encoding galactosylceramide sulfotransferase-like isoform X1 — MTLHLCLSSPFTMKLPHVFLALLCFLVSCTVVVILTLQNRQTVEYGERMAVKAWKSNEYTSTLEVEYWNGTGEQQLGTDEKEVDKGIWPYFGADLPTNRSKLQICTKSVQHFVFINIHKTGSTTLCVMLYRFGYVHGLNFVLPQARTPDNVGWPHYLRAQDYLPLKGGYHFDVLVDHTVYHRRIIDNLMPADTAYIAMLRYPLHHLESVFSSYKVPRQLKLNTKNPLEAFLRNPETYHRKDYIRTKLSSGQKPYSLTRNFMAYDLGYPSGLAEDMEMAQAYVKRLDRELDLVLILEYLDESLVLLKRTMCWSIRDILYDTFNTAMRYRYAMDLTPEMDLNYKQWSKVDYLLYDHFNNTLWKKISQEGDDFRQEVANFVSVNSRVKSFCKKKNKDDHIVIPASKWNTEELTVNQTFCHLLKTARMFFYKAILERQSSKQL; from the exons ATGACGTTACATTTATGCCTTTCCAGTCCTTTCACGATGAAACTTCCCCATGTGTTCCTGGCCTTGCTGTGCTTCCTGGTGTCGTGTACTGTTGTTGTCATTCTTACTCTTCAAAACAGACAGACTGTGGAGTATGGAGAAAGGATGGCTGTCAAAGCATGGAAGTCCAATGAATACACAAG CACACTCGAGGTTGAATACTGGAATGGTACCGGTGAACAACAACTGGGTACTGATGAGAAAGAAGTCGACAAAGGCATATGGCCTTACTTTGGAGCCGACTTGCCGACTAACAGG TCAAAGCTACAGATATGTACCAAGTCAGTTCAACACTTTGTGTTCATCAATATTCACAAGACTGGTTCTACGACCCTCTGCGTTATGCTGTACCGATTTGGATACGTTCACGGCCTAAACTTCGTGCTTCCTCAGGCTCGAACCCCTGACAACGTGGGTTGGCCGCATTACCTTCGGGCACAAGATTACCTCCCGCTGAAGGGCGGCTATCACTTTGACGTGCTTGTAGACCATACAGTCTACCATAGACGGATTATTGACAACCTGATGCCAGCCGACACAGCCTACATTGCCATGCTCCGCTACCCTTTACACCATCTCGAGTCTGTCTTTAGCTCGTACAAGGTTCCGCGCCAACTCAAATTAAATACCAAAAACCCACTGGAAGCGTTTCTTAGAAACCCTGAAACATATCACCGGAAGGATTACATACGCACGAAGCTATCAAGTGGGCAAAAACCTTACTCCTTGACGCGCAACTTCATGGCCTACGATCTAGGGTATCCATCTGGTTTAGCTGAAGACATGGAAATGGCGCAAGCGTACGTAAAACGGTTGGACAGGGAACTGGACTTGGTCCTTATTCTCGAGTATCTAGACGAGTCGCTCGTTCTCCTCAAACGTACTATGTGCTGGTCCATTCGGGACATATTGTACGACACCTTTAACACCGCTATGCGATACAGATACGCCATGGACCTAACACCAGAGATGGATCTTAACTACAAACAATGGAGTAAGGTTGACTACCTTTTATACGACCATTTCAATAACACTCTTTGGAAGAAGATATCACAAGAAGGGGATGATTTCCGCCAAGAGGTGGCCAATTTTGTCTCCGTAAACAGTCGGGTGAAGTCGTTCtgtaagaagaagaataaagatGATCACATTGTTATTCCTGCCTCCAAGTGGAATACTGAGGAGTTAACCGTGAATCAGACGTTTTGTCATCTGTTGAAGACAGCGAGAATGTTCTTTTATAAAGCCATTTTGGAACGTCAAAGCAGCAAGCAACTTTGA
- the LOC136430458 gene encoding galactosylceramide sulfotransferase-like isoform X2 gives MKLPHVFLALLCFLVSCTVVVILTLQNRQTVEYGERMAVKAWKSNEYTSTLEVEYWNGTGEQQLGTDEKEVDKGIWPYFGADLPTNRSKLQICTKSVQHFVFINIHKTGSTTLCVMLYRFGYVHGLNFVLPQARTPDNVGWPHYLRAQDYLPLKGGYHFDVLVDHTVYHRRIIDNLMPADTAYIAMLRYPLHHLESVFSSYKVPRQLKLNTKNPLEAFLRNPETYHRKDYIRTKLSSGQKPYSLTRNFMAYDLGYPSGLAEDMEMAQAYVKRLDRELDLVLILEYLDESLVLLKRTMCWSIRDILYDTFNTAMRYRYAMDLTPEMDLNYKQWSKVDYLLYDHFNNTLWKKISQEGDDFRQEVANFVSVNSRVKSFCKKKNKDDHIVIPASKWNTEELTVNQTFCHLLKTARMFFYKAILERQSSKQL, from the exons ATGAAACTTCCCCATGTGTTCCTGGCCTTGCTGTGCTTCCTGGTGTCGTGTACTGTTGTTGTCATTCTTACTCTTCAAAACAGACAGACTGTGGAGTATGGAGAAAGGATGGCTGTCAAAGCATGGAAGTCCAATGAATACACAAG CACACTCGAGGTTGAATACTGGAATGGTACCGGTGAACAACAACTGGGTACTGATGAGAAAGAAGTCGACAAAGGCATATGGCCTTACTTTGGAGCCGACTTGCCGACTAACAGG TCAAAGCTACAGATATGTACCAAGTCAGTTCAACACTTTGTGTTCATCAATATTCACAAGACTGGTTCTACGACCCTCTGCGTTATGCTGTACCGATTTGGATACGTTCACGGCCTAAACTTCGTGCTTCCTCAGGCTCGAACCCCTGACAACGTGGGTTGGCCGCATTACCTTCGGGCACAAGATTACCTCCCGCTGAAGGGCGGCTATCACTTTGACGTGCTTGTAGACCATACAGTCTACCATAGACGGATTATTGACAACCTGATGCCAGCCGACACAGCCTACATTGCCATGCTCCGCTACCCTTTACACCATCTCGAGTCTGTCTTTAGCTCGTACAAGGTTCCGCGCCAACTCAAATTAAATACCAAAAACCCACTGGAAGCGTTTCTTAGAAACCCTGAAACATATCACCGGAAGGATTACATACGCACGAAGCTATCAAGTGGGCAAAAACCTTACTCCTTGACGCGCAACTTCATGGCCTACGATCTAGGGTATCCATCTGGTTTAGCTGAAGACATGGAAATGGCGCAAGCGTACGTAAAACGGTTGGACAGGGAACTGGACTTGGTCCTTATTCTCGAGTATCTAGACGAGTCGCTCGTTCTCCTCAAACGTACTATGTGCTGGTCCATTCGGGACATATTGTACGACACCTTTAACACCGCTATGCGATACAGATACGCCATGGACCTAACACCAGAGATGGATCTTAACTACAAACAATGGAGTAAGGTTGACTACCTTTTATACGACCATTTCAATAACACTCTTTGGAAGAAGATATCACAAGAAGGGGATGATTTCCGCCAAGAGGTGGCCAATTTTGTCTCCGTAAACAGTCGGGTGAAGTCGTTCtgtaagaagaagaataaagatGATCACATTGTTATTCCTGCCTCCAAGTGGAATACTGAGGAGTTAACCGTGAATCAGACGTTTTGTCATCTGTTGAAGACAGCGAGAATGTTCTTTTATAAAGCCATTTTGGAACGTCAAAGCAGCAAGCAACTTTGA
- the LOC136430466 gene encoding E3 ubiquitin-protein ligase MARCHF5-like, which produces MIQNHIVSRIRRDGGSKIFSKMADRSDVQSQTGLQRLNSEDRKTCWVCFATEDDDRAATWTQPCRCKGTTRWVHHSCLQRWIDEKQRGRSNTVVSCPQCNTEYRIVFPKLGPLMYLIDVADRIVYKVVPYAAAGMVVGSIYWSAVSYGAFTVMQVLGHKEGLDIIESVDPIFLLVTLPTIPIMLILAKMIHWEDYVLRVWRRHSSKIPLLNYLFPSRQENRQVPRAPTEPAPLSDPVSATRLLCSALLFPSIATLWGKLMFSTVDSNLQRTILGGIAFVVIKGVLRIYYKQQQYLRQAQRKIQDFVPEDEQAPTQHAQ; this is translated from the exons ATGATACAAAATCATATCGTCTCGCGGATCAGGAGAGACGGTGGTTCGAAAATCTTCTCCAAAATGGCCGACAGAAGTGACGTGCAAAGTCAAACGGGGCTGCAGCGATTGAATTCAGAGGACAG GAAAACCTGCTGGGTGTGTTTTGCGACAGAAGATGACGACAGGGCGGCCACGTGGACACAGCCGTGCCGCTGTAAAGGAACCACCAGATGGGTGCACCACTCCTGTCTGCAGAGGTGGATCGACGAGAAGCAGAGGGGGCGAAGCAACACCGTCGTGTCCTGTCCGCAGTGTAACACCGAGTACAGAATCGTTTTCCCGAAATTGG GGCCTCTGATGTACCTCATCGATGTAGCAGACCGTATCGTGTACAAGGTCGTGCCGTACGCTGCCGCAGGCATGGTTGTCGGGTCCATTTACTGGTCAGCCGTGTCATACGGAGCCTTCACCGTCATGCAGGTGTTGGGACACAAGGAGGGGCTGGACATCATCGAGAGTGTGGACCCTATCTTTCTATTGGTCACCTTGCCAACGATACCCATCATGCTCATTCTAG CTAAGATGATCCATTGGGAGGACTATGTGTTGAGAGTGTGGCGTCGGCACTCTTCAAAGATCCCCTTGCTCAACTACCTGTTCCCATCCAGACAGGAGAACAGACAG GTACCACGAGCGCCCACGGAGCCTGCACCTCTGTCAGACCCTGTCTCCGCCACCAGGCTCCTCTGTAGCGCCCTGCTGTTTCCCTCCATTGCAACACTCTGGGGCAAGTTGATGTTCAGTACTGTGGACTCTAACCTGCAGAGAACCATCTTG GGTGGGATTGCGTTTGTGGTCATAAAAGGAGTTCTGCGGATCTACTACAAACAGCAGCAGTACCTGCGACAGGCACAGAGGAAGATTCAGGACTTTGTTCCAGAGGACGAGCAAGCTCCAACCCAGCATGCTCAGTGA